CGAACAAAGAATTCAGTACCTAGCGGGGGGGAAGTAATGCAAGCAAAAACAAAAATCCGTTTAGGTGATTTGCTGGTTCAAAACAATATAATTTCAGACATACAACTGAAGCAGGCCCTAGTGGCACAGCGTGAGTCCGGCCGCAAACTTGGTGCGGTACTGATTGAGCAAGAGTTTGTCTCCGAACATGATTTGCTAACCTTATTGTCTCAGCATTTAAATTTGCCATTGATCAACATTCCCGAATATCCGGTTCAGCAAGCCTATGTCAAGTTGCTGCCTGAAGTGCAAGCCCGCCGTTATCGCGCCATAGTGTTGGATGACAAAGGTGACAAGCTATTGGTGGGCATGAGTGATCCCGGTGATATCAACGCTATTGATGCATTAGCGGCATTATTACCTAAACCCATTGAACTGGCCGTTGTAGCAGAAACTCAATTATTCGAAGCGTATGATAATTTTTATCGACGCACAGAAGAGATAGCTTCATTTGCACAAGAACTGGCGGAAGAGTATCAAAGCGAAGACGAATTTGATTTCAGTCGTGGCATTGATGATGAACAAGACACCGCGGTTGCGCGTCTACTGCAATCTATATTCGAAGATGCCGTGCAGGCCAAAGCGTCGGATATTCATATTGAGCCCGATGAGGGCATATTACGCATCCGCCAGCGAGTAGACGGGGTGTTGCAAGAAAACATCATTAAAGAAAAGAATATTGCATCGGCCTTGGTATTACGTTTGAAATTAATGTCAGGTCTGGATATTTCCGAGAAGCGTTTGCCCCAGGACGGCCGTACCCAGATACGTATCAAAGGTCATGTCATCGACGTACGACTGTCCACCATGCCAGTACAAAATGGTGAGTCAGTGGTCATGCGTTTGTTAGATCAATCGGCTGGCCTGTTAACCTTAGAGCAAACCGGCATGCCGCCCACATTGTTGCGACGTTTGCGCACCTTGCTCAAACGGCCCCACGGAATGATCTTAGTTACCGGCCCAACGGGCTCAGGTAAAACTACCACCTTGTATGGGGCTTTAAGCGAACTTAATACTGCCGATACTAAGGTGATCACTGTTGAAGATCCGGTGGAGTATCGCTTACCACGGATTAACCAAGTCCAGATTAACAATAAAATAGGTTTAAGCTTTTCAAACGTGCTGCGGACAACGTTGCGCCAAGACCCCGACATTATTATGGTCGGTGAGATGCGCGACAAAGAAACCGTTGAAATCGGTTTGCGTGGGGCTTTAACCGGTCACTTGGTGTTATCAACCCTGCATACCAATGATGCCATCAGCAGTGCTATACGCCTGTTGGACATGGGGGCGCCAGGCTATCTGGTTGCCAGTTCGTTGCGGGCTATCATCGCTCAGCGCTTGGTGCGAAGAATATGCGAAAATTGTAAAGTCGATTATACCCCCAACGACGAGGAATTGTTTTGGCTGGGTAATATTGATGCTAGCGCAAAAACAGCCGGGTTCAAGCGTGGCTTGGGCTGTCAGAATTGTAATCAAAAAGGCTATCGTGGGCGCGTCGGGGTATTTGAGTTATTAGAAATGAGTGATGCCATGATGGATGCGCTAAAGGACTCAGATACCGTTGCCTTTAGCAAAGCCGCCGAGGCAAGTCCAAATTATGCCCCTTTAGCCAGCCTAGCCTTAACCTATGCAAAGATGGGCATTACTACAGTAGAAGAAGTATTGAGGTTAGTGGAAATGGTGGCAGATAGCCGCGTAACCGAAGGCAAAGACAATCTACAATCAGTAGATGTCGAGGGTGTTTACGATGGCCCAGTTTAGTTATACCGGGCGCAATGCAACGGGCGAGCTAACTAGTGGCTTCATTGAAGCGGCGGATGCTTCGACGGCTGCGAAGACATTGCTGGGCCGAAATGTGACTCCGTTGGATATTGCTGAATCTGATAAAGACCAAATGAGTGTTAACAAAGACCAGCAAATCAACTTTTTCACCCCTAGAGTCAGCCTAGAAGATCTGGTGATTTTTGCCCGACAAATGTATTCATTGAGTAAATCTGGTATCCCCATCTTGCGTTCAATAAATGGGTTAGCCGAAACCACTAACTCCAAACGTATGGCAGCCGCACTGCGCGATGTGGGAGACCAATTAGAAAGAGGTCGTTCATTGTCATCGGCGATGAACTTACACCCATATATTTTCAGCCAATTGTTTGTCTCTGTGGTGCACGTTGGTGAGAATACCGGTAAGTTGGACCAAGCCTTTTTACAACTTTCTGATTATTTGGTTCGGGAGCAAGAAACCCGTAAACAGATAAAAGCCGCGACCCGTTACCCTATCTTTGTGGTGATAGCCTTGGTGGTCGCCATAGTGATCATGAATATTTGGGTTATCCCGGTTTTTGCTGATATGTTCCAAAAATTTGATGCCGAACTGCCCATCATGACGCGATTTTTGCTAGGTATGTCGGATTTGTTTGTAACTAAATGGCCCTTTATGTTGCTAGCGTTAATATTAGGGGCAATAGCTATCAGACGTTATCTCGCTACCGATGTGGGGCGCTATAAATGGGATCGCAGGAAAACGCGTTTGCCGATTATAGGCTCAATTTTGGAGCGCACCTTGTTAGGGCGTTTCGCCCGCAGTTTTTCGATGATGTTAACCTCTGGTGTGCCATTGACTTCAGCTCTGACTTTGGTATCAGACGCCGTTGATAACCGCTTTATGGCGGAGCGCATTTTGACCATGCGCCGCAGTATCGAAAAAGGTGAAAGCCTCTCTCGGGTGGCCCATGCCAGCCAATTGTTCACTCCTTTGGTGATGCAAATGATCACTGTGGGTGAGGAAACTGGCCGGGTTGATGAGTTACTTGCAGAGGTCGCAGATTACTATGAACGTGAAGTAGACTATGATTTAAAAAGTTTAACTTCGAAAATAGAACCGATTTTAATTGTGATCGTTGCAGTAATGGTATTAATCCTAGCACTGGGTATATTCACCCCGATGTGGGAAATGATGGGCGCTTACAAAGGCAATAATTGATCTGAAAAGGTGTTAACAGACGGTGGATAAACAACAAGCAGGGCAAGAAAGTACTAGTAAGCTTTTCAGTAACATAGTGACGTTAATGGTGTTTGTACTGTTAATGGGCAGTTTCATTTATTATTTTAATGATTCTGAAAAAGACATGAAGTACGTGACTATGGAAGGTTTACAGCAACGTTTTGCCCGCAGTGTTGAATTGGCGCATTGGCAATGGGTCGCTGAAGGCAGTCCTAACATGATAGTGTTAGTGCACTACAGCCCACGCCCGGGCTCTAAGGGGGAGCCCATCGAAAGTGGTCGTAGTCCACTGCAAATGAATACTGATGGTTTTCCTCGGGTTGAGGCAAGCTCTGAAGGGTGTGAAAAATTGTGGAAAGGTGTGTTGAATATCCCCCTGTCAGTTGATGGATTCAAAGTATTTGCGGAATACTTTTCGGATACTGGTCAGACTGAGCAATCAACACAGCAAATATGTAGATTCCGCTTATCTGTTGGTCCAAGATTTGATTATCAAATCACCAATGGCCGAGTGAGTAATGTGACGGGTTAGTTAAAATGGAACAGGTATTATTGGCAACAGCAGGTTTTACCAATACAGCGATTGAACAGAGTGATGGTGAATAAATTATGAAAAATAGACAACAAGGTTTTACCCTGATTGAACTGGTTGTGGTAGTTATTGTGCTTGGTTTGTTAGCAGCCGTCGCTCTGCCACGTATGTTGGATATCACTAAGGATGCAGAAGATGCTACCGTTGAAGGGGTTGCGGGTGGGTTTGCCACTGGCGTGAGTTTGGTCAGAGCGGCGTGGGAGCTGGAAGGTCGTGCCGAAGAAAATTTTGGCACCAATAGTACTTCGGTGATCATTGATGGCGTGCAAGTGGGTATAGACAAAGATACCGGTTATCCTACTGGACAACTCAGTAATGACAGTAGCAGTGAAGATGACAGCATCAATGATTTGGATTGCGAAAGCACCTTCAATTTAATTATGCAAAGTGCGCCGACTATTTCGTCTCAGTGGAATCAACGCCCCTTTGAAAAGTTTCGTTACTTTACCAATTCAAGTGAAGGTACGGGTTCAGGTGGCAATGATCTCTGTTATTACTATCTAACCCAAACCATAAAGAATAGAACGGTAGAACCGACCAATCAGGATGTAGGCAATGGTTTTGTTTACGACCCTAGAATAGGTCAGGTCATAGTGTTTAGTAACAACTAAACAAGAAGCGGTTGGGCCTGATAGGTCTAACTAAATAGATTTTATAGTTAAAAATATTGCTTAACGGCTTAAGATAATTCAACTTATAGATATTATACAATTAGATAACTGAGGAAAGTAGCATGCAACAACGAGGTTTTACATTAATCGAACTGATCATTGTCATTGTGATTCTGGGCATTTTAGCGGTAACCGCAGCGCCACGCTTCATCGACTTAAGCAGTGATGCTAAGGCATCTACCCTTAAAGGCGTAAAAGCCGCGCTACAAGGCGGCGCCCAATTGGTTTATGCTAAATCATCTATTGCCGGTGAACAAACTAACGCCAATGCAGGTGATGATACCAGCAGAGTCACTATTGGTACTGTAGATGTCGATACCGACTTTGGTTATCCAGACGCTGATTCAATGAATGCAGCGATGCTAGCAGGTTGGGTACAACTTGATGTCAGCACAGATGGTGACTTTTCCTTTACTCCTGGTGCCGATCCTGTTTCTGCAACCAATCCAGCAGAAGGTACCTTTGCCATCTCTCCAGCTGGTGGCGCAGTTGATTTTACATCGGGAGCTACAACAGGCAGATGTTATGTGCTGTATGCCGATGCAACAGATACTAGCGCCCCTGTTGTTACTGTAGTAGATGACGACTGTTAAGCAGACGAAACCATGTCACAACTGGTTTCATAATGAGTTACGGTGAGGAATTCTCTGCAAGCTAAGCATACACTTGGCTTCACACTAGTGGAGCTGATTGTGGTCATCTTGCTTTTAGGGATCCTTACTGTTTTAGTTGCACCACGTTTTCAATCCAAAGGAAGCGTGGTGGAATATACCTACCAATCACGATTAATTTCTGCGCTGCGTACCATGCAGCAACGTGCTATGAATGACACCCGCGCAGGCTATTGTTTCCAGGTCAACGTATTTACCGGCAGCAACTCTTCTTTTGGACCTCCAACATTAAATTATCGCACTGGCGGAGCAGCAGCAACCTGCGCCAATACCATAGACAGTAGTGAAGCAGCTGATTACGTGACAGCGGACATTGATGAGTTCGTCAGTGATAAGGTCATTATTACCAGCGGTGCAGGCACCATAAACTTTAACAGCTTAGGCTGCCCGAACAATGGCGCGGGCTTTTGTAATAACCCGGTCAAAATTACCATTCAAGGGGTAAATACCCTGTCTGTTTGTGTTGAGTCCCAAGGGTATATTCATGCATGTGACTAAGCATCTCTATCGACTCGGTCAGTCTAAGGGGTTTACCTTAATCGAAATGGTCATAGGTATGCTGGTATTGGCTATTGTATTTGCCTTGATGACCAGTCTAATATTCCCTCAGGCCGGACGCAGTGTTGACCCTATCATGCAGGTGCGGGCCACTGAGTTAGCCAACTCGCTACTGCGTGAAATAAGTGCCAAAGCTTTTGATGAAACCAGCACCACTGGAATTCGCTGCAACGATGACCTAAACCAAGATGGTGAATTTGACAGTGACGATAACGAAGCAGCTTGCACCGCCGCTGCTAATTTTGGCCCAGAGGGTGAGACCCGTAACGCTATTGAGTCGAACTTTGACGATGTGGATGATTACCACGGCCTCAGCCAAGGTCGGGGTCAAGATGATCCAATTATTCTTAACTCATTGGGTGAAAGCATCGAAATCGATGGTCAAAACCTTTATGCAGGATTTAACTTTCAAGTAACAGTGGTGTATGACGGCAATTTAGATGGTGTGACTGATTCTAACCAAAGCGCAAAACTTATAACGGTGACAGTGGGCACTCCCAGTTTAGAGACGTTAGTATTCTCCACATACCGGAGCAATTACTAATGCTTCGCACTAGGCAAGAGGGTTTTACCCTCATCGAGCTCATTGCTGTGATAGTGGTGTTAGCTGTGCTGTCGGTTGGTATTGCTGGCTTTATTCGTACCGGTACGGATATTTATGTGGATGTAGCTGAGCGCGATCAAGTGCTTAGCGAAGGACGTTTTGTGGTGCAAAGGCTCAATCGAGAAATTCGTAATGCGCTGCCCAATAGTTTGCGAGTAAGCAGTAACGCCAGCGTACAATGTTTAGAATTTGTGCCCGTGCTGTTTAGCAGTTACTACTTTGATATTCCTGTGGCTCCCGAGCCGCAAACTGATCAAATAAAAGTCATTAAATCTGAGCAAAACACCTCGAAGTATAACTTTCAGAGTCACCATTCTATTATTGTGTACCCTACCTCTAATGCTGATGTGTATGGCTCGACGGGTCGTCGTCATCTCATTAAACAAGCGCCGGTACTAGACCCTGCAGATGACAAAAAGCTGTTAATCACCCTATCAGAACCGGTTCATTTTGTTGCAGACTCACCCAGTTCAAGGGCCTATGCCATTGGCGGACCGGTGAGCTATTGTGCATCGGAAAGCAAAGTATGGCGATTTGCAGATTATGCCTTTACCAGCAATCAACAACTGGATTTAACCAATGGCGTGCTAATGGCCGAAAACCTAGTAAATAGCATATCCGGCGGGGAACAAGACAAGCCCTTTCGTATAGCAGAGGCGACCTTAAGTCGAAATGCATTTGTTTTGACCTTGCTAAGGTTTGAATTGAATCAAGAGCAGGTGGTTTTCAACAACGAGGTACATATTCCTAATGCGCCTTAATCTATCTTTGCAAAAACAATCAGGCAGTATGCTGGTGATTGCTTTATTCGTTATCGTTGTAATGGCTGTGCTGGGGATAACAATGATCCGGCTGTTGAGCTCATCCGCAGATGCAATGATCCATGAGGTATATGGGGTACGCGCTATGCAGGCAGCCCAATCTTCTTTGGAGTTGACTATCAAAAATGCCTTTCCGTTGACTCAGGATGGCACGCCTATTTGTCGCACCACCACCAAGGTATTCCAAAATGTTAAAGGGTTGGAGAAATGCATCACTATAGCTAGTTGCACTAAGGTTTCAGGTTTTATTGATTCGGACGTAGAGCAATATAACTTTAAAAGCCTAGGTGTTTGTACGGCGGGTAAAGTCACCGCTAGTCGCACCGTCGCCGTTGATGGCATTGTGGAGTAGCTATGCGTATTTTCATTTTGTTCTGTGTTATTTTATGCTCTCTGCCAAGTGTTGCCGCTCAGTGCGACGCGGTATTTCCGAATGTGATTCAAAGCCACGCCAATGAAGGTAGACTCACTTT
Above is a window of Aliiglaciecola sp. LCG003 DNA encoding:
- a CDS encoding type II secretory pathway protein — protein: MRLNLSLQKQSGSMLVIALFVIVVMAVLGITMIRLLSSSADAMIHEVYGVRAMQAAQSSLELTIKNAFPLTQDGTPICRTTTKVFQNVKGLEKCITIASCTKVSGFIDSDVEQYNFKSLGVCTAGKVTASRTVAVDGIVE
- a CDS encoding type II secretion system protein, producing the protein MLRTRQEGFTLIELIAVIVVLAVLSVGIAGFIRTGTDIYVDVAERDQVLSEGRFVVQRLNREIRNALPNSLRVSSNASVQCLEFVPVLFSSYYFDIPVAPEPQTDQIKVIKSEQNTSKYNFQSHHSIIVYPTSNADVYGSTGRRHLIKQAPVLDPADDKKLLITLSEPVHFVADSPSSRAYAIGGPVSYCASESKVWRFADYAFTSNQQLDLTNGVLMAENLVNSISGGEQDKPFRIAEATLSRNAFVLTLLRFELNQEQVVFNNEVHIPNAP
- a CDS encoding type II secretion system protein produces the protein MHVTKHLYRLGQSKGFTLIEMVIGMLVLAIVFALMTSLIFPQAGRSVDPIMQVRATELANSLLREISAKAFDETSTTGIRCNDDLNQDGEFDSDDNEAACTAAANFGPEGETRNAIESNFDDVDDYHGLSQGRGQDDPIILNSLGESIEIDGQNLYAGFNFQVTVVYDGNLDGVTDSNQSAKLITVTVGTPSLETLVFSTYRSNY
- a CDS encoding prepilin-type N-terminal cleavage/methylation domain-containing protein, coding for MKNRQQGFTLIELVVVVIVLGLLAAVALPRMLDITKDAEDATVEGVAGGFATGVSLVRAAWELEGRAEENFGTNSTSVIIDGVQVGIDKDTGYPTGQLSNDSSSEDDSINDLDCESTFNLIMQSAPTISSQWNQRPFEKFRYFTNSSEGTGSGGNDLCYYYLTQTIKNRTVEPTNQDVGNGFVYDPRIGQVIVFSNN
- a CDS encoding type II secretion system F family protein gives rise to the protein MAQFSYTGRNATGELTSGFIEAADASTAAKTLLGRNVTPLDIAESDKDQMSVNKDQQINFFTPRVSLEDLVIFARQMYSLSKSGIPILRSINGLAETTNSKRMAAALRDVGDQLERGRSLSSAMNLHPYIFSQLFVSVVHVGENTGKLDQAFLQLSDYLVREQETRKQIKAATRYPIFVVIALVVAIVIMNIWVIPVFADMFQKFDAELPIMTRFLLGMSDLFVTKWPFMLLALILGAIAIRRYLATDVGRYKWDRRKTRLPIIGSILERTLLGRFARSFSMMLTSGVPLTSALTLVSDAVDNRFMAERILTMRRSIEKGESLSRVAHASQLFTPLVMQMITVGEETGRVDELLAEVADYYEREVDYDLKSLTSKIEPILIVIVAVMVLILALGIFTPMWEMMGAYKGNN
- a CDS encoding prepilin-type N-terminal cleavage/methylation domain-containing protein, whose amino-acid sequence is MQQRGFTLIELIIVIVILGILAVTAAPRFIDLSSDAKASTLKGVKAALQGGAQLVYAKSSIAGEQTNANAGDDTSRVTIGTVDVDTDFGYPDADSMNAAMLAGWVQLDVSTDGDFSFTPGADPVSATNPAEGTFAISPAGGAVDFTSGATTGRCYVLYADATDTSAPVVTVVDDDC
- a CDS encoding type II secretion system protein; the encoded protein is MRNSLQAKHTLGFTLVELIVVILLLGILTVLVAPRFQSKGSVVEYTYQSRLISALRTMQQRAMNDTRAGYCFQVNVFTGSNSSFGPPTLNYRTGGAAATCANTIDSSEAADYVTADIDEFVSDKVIITSGAGTINFNSLGCPNNGAGFCNNPVKITIQGVNTLSVCVESQGYIHACD
- a CDS encoding type II/IV secretion system protein, whose translation is MQAKTKIRLGDLLVQNNIISDIQLKQALVAQRESGRKLGAVLIEQEFVSEHDLLTLLSQHLNLPLINIPEYPVQQAYVKLLPEVQARRYRAIVLDDKGDKLLVGMSDPGDINAIDALAALLPKPIELAVVAETQLFEAYDNFYRRTEEIASFAQELAEEYQSEDEFDFSRGIDDEQDTAVARLLQSIFEDAVQAKASDIHIEPDEGILRIRQRVDGVLQENIIKEKNIASALVLRLKLMSGLDISEKRLPQDGRTQIRIKGHVIDVRLSTMPVQNGESVVMRLLDQSAGLLTLEQTGMPPTLLRRLRTLLKRPHGMILVTGPTGSGKTTTLYGALSELNTADTKVITVEDPVEYRLPRINQVQINNKIGLSFSNVLRTTLRQDPDIIMVGEMRDKETVEIGLRGALTGHLVLSTLHTNDAISSAIRLLDMGAPGYLVASSLRAIIAQRLVRRICENCKVDYTPNDEELFWLGNIDASAKTAGFKRGLGCQNCNQKGYRGRVGVFELLEMSDAMMDALKDSDTVAFSKAAEASPNYAPLASLALTYAKMGITTVEEVLRLVEMVADSRVTEGKDNLQSVDVEGVYDGPV